One region of Chryseobacterium muglaense genomic DNA includes:
- the fabG gene encoding 3-oxoacyl-ACP reductase FabG produces MKCAIVTGGSRGIGRAICIKLAEEKIEHILINYTSNEAAAKETLAKVEELGSTGEILKFDVGNAEETQKVLNEWQENNPNSIVEIIVNNAGITRDGLFMWMPIEDWNSVINTSLNGFYNVTNFFIQKLLRNKYGRIINMVSVSGVKGTAGQTNYSAAKGALVGATKALAQEVAKRNITVNAVAPGFIKTDMTQDFNEDELKAMIPANRFGEAEEVADLVAFLASKKSSYITGEIININGGIYS; encoded by the coding sequence ATGAAATGTGCAATTGTAACAGGTGGTTCCCGCGGAATTGGAAGAGCTATCTGTATAAAACTGGCTGAAGAGAAAATTGAGCATATTTTAATTAATTATACTTCAAACGAAGCTGCAGCAAAGGAAACTTTAGCTAAAGTAGAAGAATTAGGCTCTACAGGAGAAATTCTTAAATTCGATGTAGGAAATGCCGAAGAAACTCAAAAAGTTTTAAATGAATGGCAGGAAAATAATCCTAATTCTATAGTCGAAATTATCGTAAACAACGCAGGAATCACAAGAGATGGATTATTCATGTGGATGCCAATTGAGGACTGGAACTCTGTGATTAACACGAGTTTAAATGGTTTTTATAACGTGACAAATTTCTTCATTCAGAAGTTATTGAGAAACAAATACGGTAGAATTATCAATATGGTTTCAGTTTCGGGCGTAAAAGGAACTGCCGGACAAACCAATTATTCTGCTGCAAAAGGAGCTTTGGTTGGAGCTACAAAAGCTTTAGCACAGGAAGTTGCCAAAAGAAATATCACTGTAAATGCTGTTGCGCCAGGTTTTATCAAAACAGATATGACGCAGGATTTTAACGAAGATGAATTGAAAGCAATGATTCCTGCAAACAGATTTGGTGAAGCAGAAGAAGTGGCAGATTTGGTGGCATTTTTAGCATCAAAAAAATCTTCGTACATCACAGGAGAAATTATTAATATTAACGGAGGAATTTATTCATAA
- a CDS encoding LolA family protein, whose protein sequence is MIKNIALSAFLLISSIFFAQNTAMSTTEAKAFVANVSSETKEIKTLQADFIQTKKMDFLDKSIITSGKMSLKSPNTLSWKYTKPYQYSIIFKENKIFINDQGKKSSVDAKSKTFEKINKLIVGSSNGKMFSDPEFSVKYLKNTNFNIAKFTPKSAQLLKYIKQIELHFPKNQTTVSQVNMTEASGDTTNIVFKNTKINAPIPASEFSL, encoded by the coding sequence ATGATTAAAAATATAGCTTTAAGCGCATTTCTATTAATTTCAAGCATCTTTTTTGCTCAAAACACAGCAATGAGCACAACCGAAGCAAAGGCATTTGTTGCCAATGTTTCATCGGAAACGAAAGAAATAAAAACTTTACAAGCCGATTTTATTCAAACCAAAAAGATGGATTTTTTGGATAAAAGCATTATTACGTCCGGTAAAATGTCTTTAAAATCACCCAATACATTGAGCTGGAAATACACAAAACCCTATCAATACAGCATTATTTTTAAGGAAAATAAAATTTTCATCAACGACCAGGGAAAGAAATCTTCGGTAGATGCAAAAAGCAAAACTTTTGAAAAAATCAATAAACTGATTGTTGGAAGCTCGAACGGAAAAATGTTCAGTGACCCGGAATTTTCTGTTAAATATTTAAAAAATACAAATTTTAATATCGCAAAATTCACCCCAAAATCTGCTCAATTATTGAAATATATCAAGCAAATTGAGCTTCATTTTCCTAAAAATCAAACGACAGTTTCGCAAGTAAATATGACGGAAGCTTCGGGAGATACTACGAATATTGTTTTTAAAAACACAAAAATAAATGCGCCGATTCCTGCTTCAGAGTTTTCTTTATAG
- a CDS encoding FG-GAP-like repeat-containing protein — MKKKLSFFVVLFSITWGNAQLSCATALSLSPGTYTAPTVTGTALPTVCTLVNYGNAALWYKYTATQNINITVSTALPGQNVDTRIIVFKGNCGSQTCVTANDDFLGLPSQVTFDATTGTTYYITFDNRWTSSGFNFTVAETIPLPSRLSFNQQSVNAPGIYNHCVVDMNGDYLDDIVSIVNNTQIVISYQQPGGTFNEVTYTIPNTSILPYWSIAAGDYDNNGFNDLIYGSASGIAFVKANAAGTGFTVDRKPQSFLTQRTNFVDINKDGKLDAFVCDDNAPNRFYMNDGTDMNHNQGGMGDFPSGGNYGSIWVDYDNDGDMDLFIAKCSGGGSGPGGNIDELHRNNGDGTFTNVAATANMANPVQTWSSAWGDFNNDGWMDAVVGMNSTANGYSKVMKNNGDGTFADVSVGSGYDTSNGLSREYVAYDFDNDGFLDVLGAGNNIMFGDGNFQFTPNANQYNLNYNNRPVGDLNNDGFLDIQNGNTIMLNAGNTNKWLKVTLEGTQSNRNGIGARVEIYGAWGKQIRDVQSGVGFRNMNTLNTHFGIGQATAITKVVIKWPSGLVDIIDNVTPNTTLHVVEGTHLGTKDVENAQDLFTVYPNPTFDIINFKSNKNFAPIEAKIYELSGRIVLQTKVERESISVKQLNAGNYLLVLIDKNGKTHSQKIIKK; from the coding sequence ATGAAAAAAAAACTATCCTTTTTTGTTGTATTATTTAGTATAACATGGGGAAATGCACAATTAAGCTGTGCTACAGCATTGAGTCTTTCACCGGGAACATATACTGCTCCTACAGTTACCGGTACAGCTCTTCCAACAGTCTGTACGCTTGTTAATTATGGAAATGCAGCGTTATGGTATAAATATACAGCAACTCAAAATATTAATATTACTGTTTCCACGGCTTTGCCAGGACAAAATGTAGATACAAGAATAATTGTTTTTAAAGGAAATTGCGGAAGTCAGACTTGTGTGACTGCAAATGATGATTTTTTAGGTTTGCCTTCTCAGGTTACTTTTGATGCAACAACGGGAACAACTTATTACATCACTTTTGATAATAGATGGACAAGCTCAGGGTTTAACTTTACAGTCGCTGAAACTATTCCTTTACCAAGTCGTTTATCGTTTAATCAACAGTCTGTAAATGCTCCGGGAATCTATAACCATTGTGTGGTAGATATGAATGGTGATTATTTGGATGATATTGTCTCGATAGTCAATAATACTCAGATAGTAATTTCATATCAGCAGCCTGGAGGTACTTTTAATGAAGTAACTTATACTATTCCTAACACCTCAATTTTACCATATTGGAGTATTGCTGCCGGAGATTATGACAATAATGGTTTCAATGATCTTATCTATGGTTCTGCCAGTGGAATTGCTTTTGTAAAAGCCAATGCAGCGGGAACGGGCTTCACTGTAGACAGAAAGCCTCAATCTTTTCTTACGCAGCGTACTAATTTTGTAGATATCAATAAAGACGGAAAATTAGATGCCTTTGTCTGTGATGATAATGCTCCCAACAGATTTTATATGAATGACGGAACCGATATGAATCATAATCAGGGCGGAATGGGAGATTTTCCTTCTGGTGGAAATTATGGATCCATTTGGGTTGACTATGATAATGATGGGGATATGGATTTATTTATTGCTAAATGTAGCGGAGGAGGCTCCGGACCTGGTGGAAATATTGATGAGCTTCATCGAAATAACGGGGACGGAACTTTCACTAATGTAGCAGCAACAGCTAATATGGCAAATCCTGTTCAGACATGGTCTTCAGCTTGGGGAGATTTTAATAATGATGGCTGGATGGATGCAGTAGTGGGTATGAATTCCACTGCAAACGGATACAGTAAGGTGATGAAAAATAATGGTGACGGAACTTTTGCTGATGTTTCTGTGGGTTCGGGCTATGATACTTCAAATGGTTTAAGCAGAGAATATGTTGCCTACGATTTTGATAATGATGGATTTTTGGATGTATTAGGAGCAGGAAATAATATTATGTTTGGAGATGGAAATTTTCAATTTACTCCTAATGCAAACCAATACAATTTAAATTACAACAACAGACCCGTGGGTGATCTTAACAACGATGGGTTTCTTGATATTCAGAATGGAAATACCATTATGCTGAATGCCGGGAATACCAATAAATGGCTAAAAGTAACTTTAGAGGGAACTCAGAGCAACAGAAACGGAATTGGAGCAAGAGTAGAAATATATGGAGCTTGGGGAAAACAGATTCGTGACGTGCAAAGTGGAGTAGGATTCAGAAATATGAATACGCTCAATACACATTTCGGGATTGGTCAGGCAACGGCAATTACAAAAGTGGTGATAAAATGGCCTTCCGGATTGGTTGATATCATCGATAATGTTACGCCAAATACAACGCTTCATGTTGTCGAAGGAACCCATTTGGGAACTAAAGATGTTGAGAATGCTCAAGATTTGTTTACGGTATATCCAAATCCTACTTTCGATATTATTAATTTTAAATCTAATAAAAACTTTGCTCCGATTGAAGCGAAAATCTATGAGCTTAGCGGAAGAATAGTTTTGCAAACAAAAGTTGAAAGAGAATCAATTTCTGTGAAACAATTAAATGCAGGTAATTATTTGTTGGTTTTAATTGATAAAAATGGGAAAACACATTCTCAGAAAATAATTAAAAAATAA
- a CDS encoding phytoene desaturase family protein, producing the protein MKKQYDILVIGSGLGGLVSALILAKEGLKVCVLEKNNQYGGNLQTFSRDKLIFDTGVHYIGGLSEGQNLHHFFSYLEIMNDLELQKMDENGYDKITFGEDSTEYPHAQGYKNFVNQLVEFFPEERQSLEIYCQEIQEICNYFPRYNVVGKDSYNEEILHLNTKRFIESITSNEKLQAVLLGSNFLYAGDSENTPFYVHALTVNSYIQSAYKCSKGGSQISKLLIKKLRENGAEVYKHSEVSEMIFDEKEILRGVKTISGKEFYANLFISNIEIRSMIQLIGEKKLKKSFVNRVLSWEPISSCFSVYLVLKPKEIRNFNYNIYHYSSENLVWNSFKYEKENWPETYMLSSTPSKQNTEFAESLTAISYMNFEEVKEWENTFNTIADEQERGKLYEKFKLEKAEKMIDALEKKFPDLRASIKNIYTSSPLSYRDYIGSFDGNMYGYSKASENPLKTMVSPRTKINNLFLTGQSVNMHGILGCTIGAFNTCAEILGKEVIDERLTQIINKNKSEK; encoded by the coding sequence TTGAAAAAACAATACGACATATTGGTTATTGGAAGCGGCCTCGGCGGTCTTGTTTCAGCCTTAATTTTGGCGAAAGAAGGCTTGAAAGTCTGTGTTCTCGAGAAAAATAATCAGTATGGCGGAAATTTGCAGACTTTTTCAAGAGATAAATTAATTTTCGATACCGGCGTTCACTACATTGGCGGGCTTTCTGAAGGTCAAAATCTTCATCATTTTTTCTCTTATCTGGAAATAATGAATGACTTAGAACTCCAGAAAATGGATGAAAACGGATACGATAAAATCACTTTCGGAGAAGATTCTACAGAATATCCACACGCTCAAGGCTACAAAAATTTTGTAAATCAACTGGTTGAGTTTTTTCCTGAGGAAAGACAAAGCCTCGAAATATATTGTCAGGAAATTCAGGAAATCTGTAATTATTTCCCGAGATACAATGTGGTTGGAAAAGACAGTTACAATGAAGAAATTCTCCATTTAAATACTAAAAGGTTTATCGAATCAATCACTTCCAATGAAAAACTTCAGGCAGTTTTATTAGGTTCCAATTTTTTATATGCCGGAGATTCTGAAAATACACCGTTTTACGTTCACGCTTTGACCGTCAATTCTTACATTCAAAGTGCTTACAAATGTTCGAAAGGCGGAAGCCAGATTTCTAAATTGCTTATCAAAAAATTAAGAGAAAATGGAGCCGAAGTTTACAAACATTCCGAAGTTTCAGAGATGATTTTTGATGAAAAAGAAATTTTGAGAGGTGTAAAAACAATCTCAGGAAAAGAATTTTACGCCAATCTGTTTATCTCCAATATTGAAATTCGTTCGATGATTCAATTAATTGGAGAAAAAAAATTAAAAAAATCGTTTGTAAATCGGGTTTTAAGTTGGGAGCCGATTTCGTCTTGTTTCAGTGTTTATTTAGTTTTAAAACCAAAAGAAATTCGCAATTTTAATTATAATATTTATCATTATTCCTCAGAAAATCTGGTCTGGAATTCTTTTAAATATGAAAAAGAAAATTGGCCGGAAACGTATATGCTTTCGTCAACTCCCTCAAAACAAAACACTGAATTTGCTGAAAGCTTAACCGCAATTTCCTATATGAATTTTGAAGAAGTAAAAGAATGGGAAAATACATTCAATACGATTGCGGATGAACAGGAAAGAGGGAAATTATATGAAAAATTTAAGCTTGAAAAAGCCGAAAAAATGATTGATGCTTTAGAAAAGAAATTCCCAGATTTAAGAGCTTCTATTAAAAATATTTATACATCTTCTCCGCTTTCCTATCGCGATTATATCGGAAGTTTTGATGGAAATATGTACGGATATTCCAAAGCTTCTGAAAACCCGCTGAAAACAATGGTTTCTCCACGAACGAAAATTAATAATCTTTTTCTTACAGGCCAATCGGTCAATATGCACGGAATTTTGGGATGTACAATTGGCGCTTTCAATACCTGTGCAGAGATTTTAGGAAAAGAAGTGATTGATGAACGTTTGACACAAATTATTAATAAGAATAAAAGTGAAAAATAA
- a CDS encoding LpxL/LpxP family acyltransferase codes for MNKWKGKSKGTILGYQIFVWCIRNIGIRSSYFVLYFVACYYFLFEKNSNKYYRYYFQKRLNYGFWKTKISLFKSYFTFGTILIDKTAISSGLRQKYTYEFDGIENLRNLLAEKKGGVLISAHIGNFEIAEHFFADIDFDCQINLVTTDQEVTVIKEYLESVSVKQSNIKFIYVKDDMSHIFDINEALSKNELICFTGDRYFEGSKFLEADLLGKSAKFPAGPFMIASRLGVPVVYVYVMKEKNLHYHLYARVAENVKKRDAQGLLNSYTKNLESMIKKYPLQWFNYFDFWDDID; via the coding sequence ATGAACAAGTGGAAAGGTAAATCTAAAGGGACGATTCTTGGTTACCAAATTTTCGTCTGGTGCATTAGAAATATCGGAATCCGAAGTTCTTATTTTGTACTTTATTTTGTTGCCTGTTACTACTTTTTGTTCGAGAAAAACAGCAATAAATACTACAGATATTACTTCCAAAAAAGATTAAACTACGGATTTTGGAAAACAAAAATTTCATTATTTAAAAGCTATTTCACTTTTGGAACAATTCTGATAGACAAAACAGCTATTTCTTCTGGTTTAAGACAAAAATACACCTACGAATTCGACGGAATAGAAAATCTTAGAAATCTTTTAGCAGAAAAAAAAGGTGGCGTTCTCATTAGTGCGCACATCGGAAATTTCGAAATTGCAGAACATTTTTTTGCGGATATCGACTTCGATTGTCAGATTAATTTAGTCACAACCGATCAGGAAGTTACGGTCATTAAAGAATATCTCGAAAGCGTTTCTGTAAAACAAAGCAACATCAAATTCATTTACGTGAAAGACGATATGTCGCATATTTTCGACATCAACGAAGCGTTGTCCAAAAACGAACTGATTTGCTTTACCGGCGACCGTTATTTTGAAGGTTCAAAATTCCTTGAAGCAGATTTGTTAGGAAAAAGCGCAAAATTTCCGGCAGGTCCTTTTATGATTGCTTCCAGATTAGGCGTTCCGGTGGTCTATGTTTATGTAATGAAAGAAAAAAATCTCCATTACCATTTGTATGCAAGGGTCGCTGAAAACGTTAAAAAACGCGATGCACAAGGACTTTTAAACTCTTATACTAAAAACCTTGAATCGATGATTAAAAAATATCCACTTCAGTGGTTCAACTATTTCGATTTTTGGGATGATATTGATTAA
- a CDS encoding C45 family autoproteolytic acyltransferase/hydolase, which translates to MIVFFLNLILILSLTSCGVQKSIKHIPDVNQYSLEIPKVSTINDSTFSFNQNYLTKNKQQLWELYIKGNPLQLGYNNGALTQNLMQKQEGIFFSKVEGFVPSKFKQKLLRGFLKWYNRKMYLNVREDFQAELYGLSQYSSEKYDFIAPKFRRAMYLHGAHDIGHAMQDLMVVGCTSLAVWNENTEDGDLLIGRNFDFYVGDDFAKNKLIEFVEPEKGIPYLSVSWPGMIGVVSGMNKEGITVTINAGKSKIPLTAKTPISLVTREILQYAKNIDEAIAIAKSRKVFVSESILIGSANDKKALIIEVSPKNFGVYDATNSSKVFCTNHFQSEAYKNDKRNQKQIVESHSEYRYEKLQELLQENKKLNPEKMASILRDKSGLKEEKIGYGNEKAINQLLAHHAVVFSPQKKLVWVSSNPYQLGEFVCYDLNEIFSNKRLKSGKFAKSELNIAKDPFVDSQEFENYEEFKFAHSEVQNAIDSENTVLTDDFIPHYQSLNPEFWLVYYQSGKYYFKQKEFSRAKIEFERTLTKEITTIPDKENVLKYLKKVNKFVK; encoded by the coding sequence ATAATTGTATTTTTTCTAAACCTTATTCTTATTCTCAGCCTTACATCTTGCGGCGTTCAGAAATCTATAAAACATATTCCTGATGTAAACCAATATTCTTTAGAAATCCCGAAAGTTAGTACGATTAACGATTCTACTTTTAGTTTTAATCAAAATTATTTAACCAAAAATAAACAGCAACTTTGGGAATTGTACATTAAAGGAAATCCTTTACAGTTGGGCTATAACAACGGAGCTTTAACCCAAAATTTAATGCAAAAGCAAGAAGGGATTTTCTTTTCAAAAGTAGAAGGTTTTGTTCCTTCAAAATTTAAGCAAAAATTGTTGAGAGGTTTCTTGAAATGGTACAACCGAAAAATGTATCTCAATGTAAGAGAAGATTTTCAGGCTGAATTGTACGGATTATCTCAATATTCATCAGAAAAATATGATTTTATCGCTCCAAAATTCAGACGAGCAATGTATCTGCACGGTGCACACGATATTGGCCACGCAATGCAGGATTTAATGGTGGTTGGCTGCACTTCGCTAGCGGTTTGGAATGAAAATACGGAGGATGGAGATTTGTTAATCGGAAGAAATTTTGATTTTTATGTCGGTGATGATTTCGCTAAAAATAAATTAATTGAATTTGTAGAACCCGAAAAAGGAATTCCATATCTATCGGTAAGTTGGCCAGGAATGATTGGCGTAGTTTCCGGGATGAATAAAGAAGGAATTACAGTAACGATTAATGCAGGGAAATCTAAAATTCCTTTGACGGCAAAGACTCCAATTTCTTTGGTGACAAGAGAAATTTTGCAATACGCTAAAAACATAGACGAAGCGATTGCGATTGCTAAGAGCAGAAAAGTTTTTGTATCAGAATCTATTTTGATAGGAAGTGCGAATGATAAAAAGGCTTTGATTATTGAAGTTTCGCCTAAAAACTTCGGTGTTTATGACGCAACTAATTCAAGTAAAGTTTTTTGCACCAATCATTTCCAATCGGAAGCTTATAAAAATGATAAAAGAAATCAAAAACAAATTGTAGAAAGTCATTCTGAATACCGTTACGAAAAACTTCAGGAACTTTTGCAGGAAAATAAAAAACTGAATCCTGAAAAAATGGCTTCCATTTTAAGAGATAAGTCAGGCTTGAAGGAGGAAAAAATAGGTTACGGAAACGAAAAAGCAATCAACCAGCTTTTGGCGCATCACGCCGTTGTTTTTTCGCCACAGAAAAAATTGGTTTGGGTATCTTCAAACCCTTATCAGTTGGGCGAATTTGTCTGTTATGATTTAAACGAGATTTTCTCCAATAAAAGATTAAAAAGTGGAAAATTTGCAAAATCTGAATTGAATATTGCCAAAGATCCGTTTGTAGATTCTCAAGAATTTGAAAATTATGAAGAATTTAAATTTGCTCATTCTGAAGTACAAAATGCAATTGATTCTGAAAATACGGTTCTTACGGATGACTTTATTCCGCATTATCAATCTTTAAATCCTGAATTTTGGCTGGTCTATTATCAATCCGGGAAATATTATTTTAAACAAAAAGAATTTTCAAGGGCAAAAATTGAATTTGAAAGAACTTTGACGAAAGAAATTACAACAATCCCCGACAAAGAGAATGTATTGAAATATTTGAAGAAAGTAAACAAATTTGTGAAATAA
- a CDS encoding DUF2062 domain-containing protein → MTLPEVQNAISEKKICVLIPTYNNEKTLRRVIDGVLDYTENIIIINDGSSDSTLQILEKYSVTIINLSENKGKGNALKIGFRKAKEIGYDYAITIDSDGQHYPDDIPVFVENLLNENEDVLLIGNRNMSQDGIPKKSSFGNRFSNFWFWFETGIKLEDTQSGYRLYPLHKIPKKYFTPKFEFEIEIIVRTAWRHIPVKNVPIKVLYDPEERVSHFRPFKDFTRISILNTILVTITLVYIIPRNFINNFKKKSFKKFIKEDVLESDGTNRVKAFSIALGVFIGLSPFWGFQTLLVISLSVLFKLNKVLAFVASNVSLPPFIPLIIAASLFLGAPFVSGESNLLNQDLNFDLVKNNLFQYIIGSFILATTISTVSGIAAFLFLNKVNPKNN, encoded by the coding sequence ATGACCCTTCCTGAAGTGCAAAATGCAATTTCTGAAAAGAAAATCTGTGTTTTAATTCCTACTTATAATAACGAAAAAACTCTGAGAAGAGTGATTGACGGTGTTTTAGATTACACCGAAAATATTATCATTATCAATGACGGCTCCTCCGATTCTACTTTACAGATTTTAGAAAAATATTCGGTTACGATTATTAATTTATCAGAAAATAAAGGAAAAGGAAATGCGCTTAAAATAGGATTCAGAAAGGCAAAAGAAATAGGCTATGATTATGCCATAACCATTGATTCAGACGGGCAACATTATCCTGACGACATTCCTGTTTTTGTAGAAAATCTGTTGAATGAAAACGAAGATGTTTTATTGATTGGAAACAGAAATATGTCGCAAGACGGCATCCCCAAAAAAAGTAGTTTTGGGAATCGTTTTTCTAATTTTTGGTTTTGGTTTGAGACCGGAATCAAGCTTGAAGACACGCAATCTGGTTATCGACTTTATCCTTTACATAAAATTCCGAAAAAATATTTTACTCCAAAATTTGAATTTGAGATTGAAATTATCGTAAGAACAGCCTGGAGACACATTCCGGTAAAAAATGTTCCGATAAAAGTTTTGTATGACCCCGAAGAAAGGGTTTCGCATTTCAGACCATTTAAAGATTTTACAAGAATCAGTATTTTGAATACGATTTTAGTAACCATTACTTTGGTTTATATTATTCCGAGAAATTTCATTAATAATTTCAAAAAAAAAAGCTTTAAAAAATTCATCAAAGAAGATGTTTTGGAAAGTGACGGAACCAACCGTGTAAAAGCTTTTTCCATCGCTTTGGGTGTTTTTATCGGACTTTCTCCGTTTTGGGGATTCCAAACATTGTTGGTAATTTCTCTGTCTGTACTTTTCAAACTCAATAAAGTTTTGGCATTTGTAGCTTCCAATGTGAGCTTACCGCCGTTTATTCCGTTGATTATTGCTGCGTCACTGTTTTTGGGAGCACCTTTCGTTTCGGGAGAATCTAATCTTTTAAATCAGGATTTAAATTTCGATTTGGTAAAAAATAATCTGTTTCAATACATTATCGGAAGCTTTATTTTAGCGACAACAATTTCTACCGTTTCGGGAATTGCTGCTTTTCTTTTTTTGAATAAAGTGAATCCGAAGAACAATTGA
- a CDS encoding acyl carrier protein, with protein sequence MEREKIVAIANDFLINEFEVDGEEITNDAHFKKTLGLDSLDYIDLVVVIESNFGVKLGEADFKDIITFDDFYSTIEKKIANKNA encoded by the coding sequence ATGGAAAGAGAAAAAATTGTTGCCATTGCTAATGATTTTTTAATCAATGAATTTGAGGTAGATGGTGAGGAGATCACTAATGATGCCCATTTTAAGAAGACTTTGGGCTTAGACAGCTTAGATTATATAGATTTGGTCGTGGTTATCGAATCTAATTTTGGAGTGAAATTAGGCGAAGCAGACTTTAAAGATATTATCACATTCGATGATTTCTACTCGACAATTGAAAAAAAAATCGCCAATAAAAACGCATAA
- a CDS encoding beta-ketoacyl-[acyl-carrier-protein] synthase family protein, which translates to MENRVVITGMGIYSCIGTSLEEVKESLYQGKSGIVLVDERKEFGFRSGLTGVVPKPDLKNLLNRRQRVSMGEESEYAYIATLDALKDAKIDQDFLDQNEVGILYGNDSVSKAVVESIDIAREKKDTTLMGSGAIFKSMNSTVTMNLSTIFKLRGINLTISAACASGSHSLGLAYMMIKNGFQEMIVCGGAQETNKYSMASFDGLGVFSVRENEPAKASRPFDSERDGLIPSGGAATLIVESLESAQKRGATVLGEIVGYGFSSNGGHISTPNVDGPALAMNRALKQSGLEVKDIDYINAHATSTPIGDANEAKAIHEIFGSEVPVSSTKSMTGHECWMAGASEVIYSILMMQNDFVAPNINLENPDEDAQKINLISETKNQKIDVFLSNSFGFGGTNSALIVKKFE; encoded by the coding sequence ATGGAAAATAGGGTAGTCATTACCGGAATGGGAATTTATTCTTGCATCGGCACTTCTTTGGAAGAAGTGAAAGAATCCCTGTATCAAGGAAAATCGGGAATTGTTTTAGTCGATGAAAGAAAAGAATTTGGCTTCAGATCGGGTCTTACTGGAGTTGTTCCAAAACCAGATTTGAAAAATCTTCTCAACAGACGTCAACGCGTAAGCATGGGCGAAGAAAGCGAATATGCTTACATTGCCACATTGGATGCTTTGAAAGATGCAAAAATCGACCAGGACTTTTTAGACCAAAACGAAGTTGGGATTTTATATGGAAACGACAGCGTTTCAAAAGCGGTTGTAGAATCTATTGATATTGCAAGAGAAAAAAAAGATACTACTTTAATGGGTTCAGGAGCGATTTTTAAATCGATGAACTCAACAGTAACGATGAATCTTTCTACCATTTTTAAATTAAGAGGAATCAATCTTACCATAAGTGCGGCTTGCGCAAGTGGTTCTCATTCATTGGGATTGGCTTATATGATGATCAAAAATGGGTTTCAGGAGATGATTGTTTGTGGTGGAGCTCAGGAAACCAATAAATATTCGATGGCAAGTTTTGATGGTTTGGGTGTTTTTTCGGTAAGAGAAAACGAGCCTGCAAAAGCTTCAAGACCATTCGATTCTGAAAGAGACGGATTGATTCCAAGCGGTGGAGCAGCAACTTTAATTGTTGAAAGCCTTGAATCTGCGCAGAAAAGAGGCGCAACTGTTTTAGGCGAGATTGTTGGCTATGGTTTTTCTTCAAACGGTGGACATATTTCTACTCCAAATGTAGATGGTCCGGCTTTAGCGATGAACCGTGCCTTAAAACAGTCAGGTTTAGAAGTGAAAGATATTGATTATATTAATGCTCATGCGACTTCCACACCAATTGGCGACGCAAACGAAGCCAAAGCAATTCACGAAATTTTCGGAAGTGAAGTTCCTGTAAGTTCTACAAAGTCAATGACCGGTCACGAATGTTGGATGGCGGGTGCAAGTGAAGTCATTTATTCTATTTTAATGATGCAGAACGATTTTGTCGCTCCGAATATCAATTTAGAAAATCCTGACGAAGACGCTCAAAAGATAAATTTAATCTCCGAAACTAAAAATCAAAAAATTGACGTATTTTTGTCGAATTCTTTCGGATTTGGGGGAACCAATTCCGCTTTGATCGTTAAAAAATTTGAATAA
- a CDS encoding 3-hydroxyacyl-ACP dehydratase → MQTILTDFYTLKSSEKTENGSFIANISLNKDHDIFKGHFPGNPVTPGVCMMQIVKELTEEFTGKKLFLKSASNVKFMAIINPFETPDLTLQLDIKESEEEIKVKNVTSFGETIALKMSVNYKK, encoded by the coding sequence ATGCAGACCATTCTCACCGATTTTTACACTTTAAAGTCCTCAGAAAAGACAGAAAACGGAAGTTTTATTGCGAATATTTCTCTGAATAAAGACCACGATATTTTCAAAGGACATTTCCCTGGAAACCCCGTAACGCCAGGAGTTTGTATGATGCAGATCGTGAAAGAACTGACTGAAGAATTTACTGGTAAGAAATTGTTTTTAAAATCAGCTTCTAATGTGAAATTTATGGCCATCATCAATCCTTTTGAAACACCAGATTTAACTTTACAACTGGATATTAAGGAAAGCGAAGAAGAAATTAAAGTAAAAAACGTGACTTCTTTTGGCGAGACTATTGCATTAAAAATGTCGGTAAACTATAAAAAATAG